A single Natranaerobius thermophilus JW/NM-WN-LF DNA region contains:
- the aspS gene encoding aspartate--tRNA ligase — MKRTHYCGELTRELVGKKVVLKGWADNRRDHGKLIFIDMRDNSGLVQVVCDFESNPEALEVADSVRSEYVLEITGTVRERSPENVNPDLKTGEIEVDCEDINVLNTSKTPPFFINENVDVDENIRLKYRYLDLRRPSMQNNIYLRHKITKLVRDFLDENGFIEVETPMLTKSTPEGARDFLVPSRLHEGSFYALPQSPQLFKQLLMASGVEKYFQIARCFRDEDLRADRQPEFSQIDIEMSFFEQEEFMKLMENMVSKLFKEVLGIELTKPFPRITYQEAMDRYGSDSPDLRYGLELHDVSDLVKDAEFKVFRETVASEGQVKGIAVPQGQEFSRKEIDDLTEFVKEFGAKGLAWMVLEEEEIKSPIAKFFSDEELDGIIDRMGANTGDLLLFVADEPEIVADSLSKLREHLANKLDLIPSNEYQLTWVIDFPLMEYDKDEGRYKALHHPFTSPYEDDLEKYENEPEKIRAKAYDLVLNGVEIGGGSMRIHQKELQEKMFEFLGIPLEEAKQKFGFLFEAFEYGTPPHGGIAFGLDRLVMLFTGSQSIRDVIAFPKTANASCLMTEAPAKVDENQLKELHLKTTK, encoded by the coding sequence ATGAAAAGAACACATTACTGTGGAGAATTGACCAGGGAATTAGTTGGGAAAAAAGTTGTCCTTAAGGGATGGGCTGACAATCGACGTGATCATGGAAAACTGATTTTTATCGACATGAGAGACAATTCGGGTTTAGTTCAGGTGGTATGTGATTTTGAATCTAATCCTGAAGCTTTAGAAGTAGCTGATTCGGTTAGATCCGAGTATGTTCTTGAAATCACCGGTACTGTTAGAGAAAGGTCACCGGAAAATGTTAATCCAGATCTGAAGACAGGTGAAATAGAAGTAGACTGTGAGGATATTAATGTATTAAATACTTCCAAAACACCTCCTTTCTTTATTAATGAAAATGTGGATGTGGATGAGAACATACGCTTAAAGTATCGATATTTAGATCTTAGAAGACCATCAATGCAAAATAATATCTACTTAAGACATAAAATCACTAAACTTGTGAGAGACTTTTTAGATGAGAACGGTTTTATTGAAGTTGAAACACCTATGCTGACTAAAAGTACTCCAGAAGGTGCAAGAGACTTTTTGGTTCCTAGCCGGTTACATGAGGGATCATTTTATGCGTTGCCTCAATCTCCCCAATTGTTTAAACAATTATTGATGGCTTCAGGAGTGGAAAAATATTTCCAAATAGCTCGGTGTTTTAGAGATGAAGACTTAAGGGCTGATAGACAACCAGAATTTAGTCAAATCGATATTGAGATGTCTTTTTTCGAACAAGAAGAGTTTATGAAATTAATGGAAAACATGGTATCAAAATTATTTAAAGAAGTATTGGGAATTGAGTTAACTAAGCCATTCCCGCGAATAACATACCAGGAGGCTATGGACAGATATGGATCTGATAGCCCTGATTTAAGATACGGTTTAGAATTACATGATGTATCTGATTTGGTGAAAGATGCAGAATTTAAAGTATTTAGAGAAACTGTGGCTAGCGAAGGTCAAGTTAAAGGAATTGCCGTCCCTCAAGGACAAGAATTCAGTCGAAAAGAAATTGACGATTTAACGGAATTTGTTAAGGAATTCGGTGCGAAAGGGCTAGCATGGATGGTTTTAGAGGAAGAAGAAATAAAAAGTCCAATAGCTAAATTCTTTAGTGACGAAGAATTAGACGGAATTATTGATCGAATGGGCGCCAATACAGGTGATTTACTGTTATTTGTAGCCGATGAACCCGAAATAGTAGCAGATTCCTTATCAAAATTACGTGAGCATTTGGCTAATAAGTTAGATCTTATTCCTAGCAATGAATATCAACTTACATGGGTAATTGATTTCCCCTTAATGGAATATGATAAAGATGAAGGAAGATATAAAGCATTGCATCATCCATTCACATCACCTTATGAAGATGACTTAGAAAAATATGAGAATGAACCAGAAAAGATACGCGCCAAAGCTTATGATCTAGTATTGAATGGAGTAGAAATCGGTGGGGGGAGTATGAGAATCCATCAGAAAGAGTTACAGGAGAAAATGTTCGAATTTCTAGGAATCCCTCTAGAAGAGGCTAAACAAAAGTTCGGTTTCTTGTTCGAAGCCTTTGAATATGGAACACCACCCCATGGCGGAATTGCTTTTGGACTTGATCGATTAGTAATGTTGTTTACTGGCTCTCAAAGTATCAGAGATGTGATAGCATTTCCAAAAACTGCTAACGCAAGTTGCCTAATGACTGAGGCTCCTGCAAAAGTTGATGAAAACCAGCTCAAAGAGTTGCACTTGAAAACCACGAAGTAA